The Salmo trutta chromosome 27, fSalTru1.1, whole genome shotgun sequence genome includes the window TGGCGGCCAGTACTATCATTGAGCCCTAACTTCTGCTGCCTGTGTGGTGATTCCTCTCTGCAGCAGCGTGGTGACCTCCTGTGATCCCCACAAAGCTACAACATGGCTATACTCTCAGGGGTGCAGTTGAGATGGGTGGATGTGCTACTTCCTCCAGGGGACTTGAGGCCCTTGGCTCCCATGCCCAGCGTCATGGCCCCGGCTGCGCCACCCATCATGACCCCCGAGTGGTGGTGGGTCTGCTGCAGGCCGACCATCATGGTGTCGTTGGTGACTGTGCCAAACTCATAGGTGAATGTGCCATAAAAGACCAGGATGTCCACGGTGAAGACCCACTCGCAGATGGCCGCCGCATGCTGGAGGACAAAGCTCTCGTGGATGAAGAAAATACCACCTGGGGAAAGACGGTTAAGGAGAAGCAACAGCCACATCGATGGAGGAGGAAGGGCAACATTAATAAATCTATGggtttcgtcccaaatggcactctgttccctatatagtgcactactttaaagggaataggatgccatttgggacttaacgTATGCTATGGTAAATAATGAGTGCACGGTTCACAGAGTGCAGTACTGTTGCTGTGGAAATATTTAGGCAGGGATATATCAATATGCTTCTTCATCCATCAATATGTTGATGAGAGCTTCAGAGTATGGCTGAGCCTGCTAGACAGATAGATAGGAGAACATCTGTTCCTAGTCTTCACCCCTACTTAGTTCCAGCAGGAGGAAGATCAGCCTTGTCCCCGAGAACTTCTCACAATTCTGAGGACAGTCATCATGTTTTAAGAACCCTAGCTTGTAGCTACTGGtaatggctagaagggatccagcttttgtcaaattaacatcagatttgactttttgtagaaggttaggagaattaacatcaaatcaaacattatttgccacatgcgctgaatacaacaaatgtagacttgaccgtgaaatgcttacttacaagctcttaaccaacagtgcagttcaagaagaagaaaatatttaccaactaggctaaaataaaaagttataataaaaagtaacacaataagaataacgaggctatacaaAGGGGgcactggtacagagtcagtgtgcaggcgtacaggctagttgaggtagtctgtacatgtacagttgaagtcggaagtttacatacacttaggttggagtcattaaaacttgtttttcaaccactaaaCAAATTTCTTTGTGAAGttactatgcataggtaacaaacaaacagcgagtagcagcagtgtacaatgtaaattgtctggtggtgatttttatgaattgttcagcagtctaatggctttggggtagaagctgttgaggagccttttggtcctagacttggcactccggtaccgcttgccgagcggtagcagagaaaagagtctataacttgggtgactggagtctctgacaattttatgggatttcctctgacaccgcctattatataggtcctggatggcaagaagcttggccccagtgatgtactaggccgttcgcactaccctctgtagcaccttatggttagatgccgagcagttgccataccaggcggtgatgcaaccggtcaggatgctctcgatggtgcagctgaagaaccttttgaggatctggggacccatgccaaatcttttcagtcttctgaggaggaaaaggttttgtcgtgccctcttcacgactgtcttggtatgtttggaccatgatagtttgttggtgatgtagacaccaaggaacttgaaactcttgacccgctccactacagccctgtcgatgttaatgggggcctgttcggcccgccttttcttgtagtccacgaacagctcctttgtcttgctcacttgagggagaggttgatgttctggcactacactgccagttctctgacctcctccctataggctatctcatcgttgtcggtgatccggcctaccactgttgtgtcgtcagcaaacttaatgaatgtgtcgtgtttggccacgcagtcgtggatgaacagggaatacaggaggggactaagtacacacccctgagtgttaaggatcagcgtgacagatgtattgttgcctactcttaccacctgggggcagcccgtcaggaagtccaggatccagttgcagagggaggtgtttagtcccagagtccttagcttagtgatgagcttcataggcactatggtgttgaacactgagctgtagtcgatgaacagcattctcacataggtgttcctttcgtccaggtgagaaagggcagtgtggagtgcgattgagattgcgtcatctgtggatctgttggggcggtatgcgaattggagtgggtctagtgtgtccgggaggatgctgttgatgtgagccatgagccacttcatggctaccgacgtgagtgccatggggcggtaatcatttaggcaggttaccttcgcttccttgggcacagggactatggtggtctgcttgaaacatctaggtattacagactcagtcagagaGATGTTAAagatgtcaatgaagacactttacagttggtccgcgcatgctttgagtacacatcctggtaatccgtctgacccagcggctttgtgaatgttgacctgtttaaaggttttgttcacattggctaccgagagcgttatcacacagtcatccagaacagctggtgctctcgtacatgcttcagtgttgcttgcctcgaagtgagcatgaaaggcatttagctcgtctggtaggcttgcgtcactggacagctcgcgtctgagtttccctttgtagtccgtaatagttttcaagccctgccacatccgacgagcgtcaaagccggtgtagtaggattcaatcttaatcctgtattgacgctttgcatgtttgatggttcgtctgagggcatagcgggatttcttataagcgtccggattagtctcccgctccttgaaagcggcagctctagcctttagctcgatgtggatgttgcctgtaatccatggcttctgagtcactgtggggacgacgtcatcgatgcacttattgatgaagccgatgacagGTGGTGTATTCCCCAATGACATTAGatgaatcacggaacatattccagtctgtgctagaaaaacagtcctgtagtgtaacatccgcgtcatctgaccatgtccgtattgagcgagtcactggtacttcctgctttagtttttgcttgtaagcgggaatcaggaggatagaattgtggtcagatttgccaaatggagggcgggggagagctttgtatgcatctttgTAAGTGGAGTAAACTTGGTCAAGGATTTATTTTctcctggttgcacatgtgacatgctggtaaaaatgttgtaaaactgatttaagtttgcctgcatttaaagtccccggccactaggagcgccgcttctaggtgagcattttcttctttgcttttggccttatagagttggttgagagcggtcttagtggtCTTTCGCTttttggtggtaaatagacggctacaaataatacagagaactctcttggtagatagtgtggtcgacagcttatcataaggtactctaccacaggcgagcaataccttgagacttctttaatattagacatcacgcaccagctgttattgacaaaaagacacagcccccccacccctcatcttaccagaggtagcgtctctgttctgccggtgcatggaaaatcccgccagctctatattgtccgtttcttcgttcagccacgtctcggtgaaacataagatgttacagtttttaatgtcccgttggtaggataatcttaatagtaggccatcaattttattttctaacaattgcacgttagcaagaagaatggaaggcattgggagtttactcgcttgcctacggattctcagaaggatccccAATCTGTGTCCCCTTTTCcagcgtcttttcttcacgcaaaaggtgtggatctgggcctgttctaGTGAAAgtaggatatccttctcgtcggactcgttaaaggaaaaagtttcttccagtccgcttgagtaatcgcttttctgatgtccagaagttattttcagtcataagagacgttAGCAGCAACATTGTGTacacaataagttaaaaaataagttacacaaaatgcaaaaataaataaaaaattgcacaattggatgagacaatgtaaaacatcagccatgtTCTTCCGCGCCATCTCTTGCAGGTTAGGAGAATCTAGCCATGACCATAGCTACCCATCTAGCCCAACAACTGGTCACACTCACAACCCTCCCCCAACAGCCTCCCTGTACAGACACATATGTTTTAGCTAGCCAACCACAGAACCCTAGCTACCTATCCAAACAACCGTCCCCCAACAGCCTCCCTGGcctctacagacacacacacacatcctcttcaGACCCCCAGACCCTCCTTTCCTACAGCCACTATAAATCTGCCTATTTAACACAGACCACTAAAAGGAATTAGACTTACCAAATATATATGGAGCACATGGGGCCTACTAGTTGTTTGGTGGTATCACAGACTAGCCATTGCAAGGTTTCATTACAGAAGAGAAATGACAATACTACATCCCACATTAACGCTGGAATTCTTAATGTTAATGTTGTCCGTTTgtgatacaacaacaaagaagttactgcaaacaacaaacaCTGTTTATTCCCCTCAGACATCGTTGCGCGATGGAAGAGCACAATATATACTGCAATTTTACGCTCCTCAGCTCAGCAACAAAAACTATTTGAACTGTCTTGGGGGCGGCCAGTGGCGGCGTTTCCCCCTactgcggattccatctttaacTGTGCCTGATTGAAATTAAATAACGCTAAGGATAAATTATCAGTCACCTTTTACTAACTGGTGGAGCCCATCATGACCAATAACACGACCAGTCTAATGCCCAGCCCCCACCCCTTTCCCTCATCCAATCCCAGCCACTCAACCTTTCCCTTAACCAATCCCAGTGAGTCAGGAAGGATACTGAGGACCAGTGAGACGAGGGCTCCTGCGGCCAGCGCCACACGTACGTGTGCCATCCAGTAGTCAAGGGCGGTGACGGCCACCCGGTAGGTGAGCACACACTGCAGGCACACAAAGAGCAGACCGGCGGGGAACGTCACGCCCGCGCCAACGTAATGGAGAGACTTGGCATGGTCAACCTGCCCAAGGAGGGAAACATCTTATTTATCTATTCATGTATTTTTTACTGTGATTGAAAACGTACATTTAATGCACAAGTGAACCCACTCCGAAAACCCAAATCCCATTGATGTCCCCTGAACCCTCCCACTCCTATGCACATGGCCGCCCACACCCCTTGTTTGTAACTTATGGAGACATGTTAGAAAACACAGGGAATCACCAAGTGGAGATAACAAATGAGGAAAATATAGAATATAACCCACCACCACTTAGTAATTGTCGCTCTAGCCAAGAGTGACAGATATGGGACCATTTTGGACACACCCATGGAATCAACCTTTACATAGAGTAATGAAGTGAGAAGAATCACCTGGAAGTTGCCCACCATGACCAGTCCTAGAGCGTTGGTGCAGCCAGACACCAGAGCGCTGGTGTTAATCCAGCAACGGTGGCTGTGCTCAATCACCTGGGCATAGCGCAGAAGGCACACCATCAccactggagagacagagagacagcgaaagAGAGATAGAAGCAGGAAGGAGTAGAGGAAgaagggatggtgagagaggggggaggacagagagatgggTGAAGAGGAGCACAGGGAAAAGGGGTCAGAGTGAGTGGTGATAAATAAGACAGAAAAGGAAGTAAtggaggatgagagggaggagtggaggaaaaGCCACATCCATTATTGATCGCAGAGCCTATTTGAAGCCCTTCTGCACGTGCTGCTAACTAATGGCTAACATACACACTAGTGTATAtgtgtgccttgcaaaagtattcacccccttggcatttttcctatattGTTGCATTAcgtgtaatttaaattgatttttatctggatttcatgtaatggacatacacaaaatagtcaaaattggtgaagtgaaatgaaaaaaaaacctgaaaagtggtgtgtgcatatgtattcacctcctttgctatgaatcccctaaataagatccagtgcaaccaattaccttcagaagttacataattagttaaataaagtgcacctgtgtgaaatctaagtgtcaaatgatctgtcacatgacctCAGTATATATACcctctgttctgaaaggccccagagtctgcaacaccactaaggaaggggcaccaccaagcaagcggcaccatgaagaccaaggagctcgcctaacaggtcagggacaaagttgtggagaagtacagatcagggttgggttataaagaaatatcagaaactttgaacatcccactgagccccattaaatccattattaaaaaattgaaagaatatggcaccacaacaaacctgcaaaGAGAGGGCcatccaccaaaactcacagaccaggcaaggagggcattaatcagagaggcaacaaagagaccaaagataaccctgaaggagctgcaaagctccacagcggagattggagtatctgtccataggaccactttaagccgtaaactccacagagctgggctttacagaagagtgtccagaaaaaagccattgcttaaagatcaaaataagcaaacacgtttggtgttcgccaaaaggcatgtgggagactccccaaacatatggaagaaggtacccTGGTTATATgtgactaaaattgagctttttggccatcaaggacaACGCTATGTCtgacacaaacccaacacctctcatcaccctgaaaacaccatccccacagtgaagcatggtgatagcagcatcatgctgtgggtatgtttttccatcgacagggactgggaaactagtcagaattgaaggaatgatggatggcgctaaatacagggaaattcttgaaggaaacctgtttcagtcttcaagagatttgagacagggacggaggttcaccttccagcaggacaatgaccctaagcataatgctaaagcaacactcgagtggtttaaggggaaacatttaaatgtcttggaatggccttttcaaagcccagacctcaatctaattgagaatctgtagtatgacttaaaaagatcatccaacttgaaggagctggaggagTTTTGCCTTggagaatgggcaaaaatcacagtggctagatgtgccaagcttatagagacataccccaagagacttgcaactgtaattgccgcaaaaggtggctctacaaagaaTTAACTTtggaggggtgaatagttatacacactcaagttttccgttttttgtcttatttcttgtatgtttcacaacaaaatattttgcatcttcaatgtggtaggcatgttgtgtaaatcaaatgattgcataccccccaaaaatctattttaattccagattgtaaggcaacaaaataggaaaaatgccagggGGGATAaatactagaggttgaccgattatgatttttcaacgccgataacgATTATTGGCGGACCAAAAAAAAACCTgttaccgattaatcggccgatttttatatgtatatttgtaataatgacaattacaacaatactgaatgaacacttattttaacttaatataatagttccttgctcagaacatgagcacatgtgaaagctagtggttccttttaacatgagtcttcaatattcccaggtaagaagttttaggttgtagttattataggacaatttatctctataccatttgtatttcatatacctttgactattggatgttctaataggtactttagtattgccagcctaatctcgggagttgccaggcttgaagtcataaacagcgcaatgcttgaagagctgctggcaaacgcaggaaagtgctgtttgaatgaatgcttacgagcctgctgctgcctaccacagctcagtcagactgcgctatcaaatcatagacttaattataatataataacacacagaaatacgagccttaggtcattaatatggacaaatccggaaactatcattttggagaaaaaaaaagtttattctttcagtgaaatacggaaccgttctgtattttatctaacaggtggcatccataagtctaaatattgctgttacattgcacaaccttcaatgttatgtcataattacgtaaaattctggcaaattagttcgcagcgagccaggcggcccaaactgttgcatataccctgactctgcgtgcaatgaatgcaagagcagtgacacaatgtgcctagttaaaataaattcatgttagcaggcaatattaactaggcaaattgtgtcactgctcttgcattcattgcacgcagagtcagggtatatgcaacagtttgggccgcctggctcgttgcgaactgtgcgAAGACCATTTCTTCCAAAAAAAGACAACCAACTTCGCCAAATGTGGGATGATtgaacaaaagcgcatttgcgaaaaaagcacaatcgttgcacgaatatacctaaccataaacatccatgcctatcttaaaatcaatacacagaggtatatatttttaaacctgcatatttagttaaaataaattaatgttagcaggcaatattaactaaatacgcaggtttaaaaaaatatacttctgtgtattgattttaagataggcatggatgtttatggttaggtacattcgtgcaacaattgtgctttttttgcaaatgcgcttttgttaaatcatcccccatttggcgaagttggctgtctttgttaggaagaaatggtattcgaacagtttgcaacgagccaggcggcccaaactgctgcatataccctgactctgttgcacagagaagtggcacaatttccctagttaaaagaaattcatgttagcaggcaatattaactaaatatgcaggtttaaaaatacttgtgtattgattttaagaaaggcattgatgtttatggttaggtacacattggtgcaacgacagtgcttttttcacgaatgcgcttgttaaatcacccgtttggcgaattaggctgtgattcaatgataaactaacaggcaccgcatcgattatatgcaacgcaggacaagctagataaactagtaatatcatcaaccatcaaccatagtgattatgttaagatagatagttttttataagataaatttaatgctagctagcaccttaccttggctccttgctgcactcgcataagaggtagtcagcctgccacacagtctcctcgtggagtgcaatgtaatcggccataatcggtgtccaaaaatgccgattaccgattgttatgaaaacatgaaatcggccctaattaatcggccattccgattaatcggtcgacctctagtaaatactttcgcaagccactctATATAGCTGAAACAATGTGTACAATATCAGTTGTATTGGAAATTCTGTAAACTATTCAGATTAACTCAGCACACAATTGACTACAGTACTGAAAAGAAGATTCTGTGAGGTGATATATTCTTGAAACCAATGAGCAAAAAGCTGATAGACTGTACCTTTACAGGTATTTTCACCACCTTCAGATCATTATCACCATGACACAACAATAGTATTATCTGCATGGTTGCATAAACAAGCAGGAATTTATGGGTAAATATAGATGTGTAAACCGTGAGCGCCAAGTAACtacaaaatgacatattggtttccttaccctgtaagcagtctatggacaaggtatgacaccaatccatgctttggtttaatttccctggcactgtttccaaatcCATTTCTAGCACAAAAATAGCAGGGAAACAAAATCAAAGCacggattgctgtcataccttgtccatagactgcttacatggcaaggaaaccaatgtgtcgttttgtaatttgggtgaactatccctttaaagatggaatccacagtaggggaaacagcaccactgtccGCCAAACGGccgttgttattgtttttgttttgttgacgaagCGGAGGTGAGGAGCATCGGCCAATGTGGTAAAATAAATCACAATCTGCTGCTCTATCGTGCGTGCAATAATGTCAGAAGGAGAGacattttttgttattgtttgcagtaacttctttgttgttgtaatatcgcaagTGGACATGGCAGTTCCAACATTAAGGATTTCAGCTTTAAACACTaatgcaaaaaaaaaactttaGCATAATGGCTGggtaaacagagccctatggatgccatttgggatggagaaGAGGCCTTACTTACCCATGAAGGCTCCAACATTCCCGATCAGACTGAACAGGCAGCTCTCAGGGGGGAAGGAGCCACACTTACTGTACAAGACATAAGATGGGGGAGGAAACAACATGTCAcccaaaacgaataagaaatccACTCACTAGACTTTAATTCATTGAATGACATTGACTAGGCCTATATATGCCCATGATTCAAATGTTAGGAAAAGGCCTTCATGTCACTGGTTTATTACAAGGTTGTTACTATTTCTCTTCTGGTCTGGTTACAAGGCTAAGACTTTGTTGTTGTAAatatcattgtaaatacaacccattttgtactttaactattttcacataatatgacatttgaaatgtctttattcttttggaacttttgtgcgtgtaatgtttactgttaatttttgtattgtttatttcacttttgtttattacatatttcacttgctttggcaatgtaaacatatgttcccCATGACAAATTTGTTttaaattgaaatgtaattgaaaGACAGAGGGCGCAAAGAGAGATAATAtaaatgaatgagagagagagagagagagagagtataaatGAATGTAACACCTGATGAGGGGGATGTCCTgtatggtgcagcatgtctttGGGAAGCCTGGTCTGGCTATCTCCTCTGTACATGTAACATTGTAGGACCTGCAGATAAGAAAGAAAAACAATTAAATTAGCTATTATTCTTTTCAAgcaggtgatatactgtagtatatcAAGTTAATGTAGGCTATAAATCCAAAGACAAAACTGGGTCTTCTTTACTACCACTGCTTTTAATGAAACTCTCAGTGAAGCACTCACCAGTTCTCCACCGGACAAACGTGATGGTTCATCACAGCCATGGCGTAGCTGCGGGGAAAAACAAACACAAATCAACAATGATTCAAACCCACAATCATGAATTTCTTATGAATATTTCTCTTTCAATCACTTTGTGATACATGCTTGGCCGTCAGGACTCACACTATCCATATCCCTGTGATGGAGAAGGCAGAGAGGCTGACAGGCAGGACGATCCAGGCAGTCATTGGGCTGGCTGTGTGCCGGCTTTGTCCAAAGCATGAGGGAAAGGAGGGCTTCAGGCTGGAGAAGGTAGCGAGACAATGAGGGGACCAGATGGGGACACTAACAGGCAGGGACATACATGGAGGGGAGGCATGAGAGTAGGACAGGGGGACGGCACACTGCTTCTGTTGCACCGCTCGGTGCCTGCAACCAGCAGCTGTCTTTACCACAGAGCAGGAAGAAAGAGAGTTGAACAAAAAGGCCAAATGTGAGGtggaggggagcagagagagagggaggaaagaaagagaCAAAGATTAGCATTTAGAGTTTTATTTTTCAGTAGGGTGACTTGACTTTTTGAGATTCcttcattaaataaataaaatcagacACCTCAGGAATTCTAAAATCAGATAGCCTAGGCCTACGAACAAACACAATAAAATAAGCCTTTTTCACAAAGGTTGGCCTACCTACAGAAGACAAACAATCTGACAACAGGTAATTGGTCAAATGAGTGTGTTGATTGAGGATAATTCAATGGCCAAATATCAGATGCCATCATAAAGTGGTGATATTGCAGTGTGCAGTTTAGAACTCTGACCTTTGCAAAGACTAGAATGAACTAAAAATGACCTTTTCAGAGGAAATCCGACTGTAATGCTCCAAATAAAACAAGCTCTTGTTTTCCATAACCACATTGAGAAATAACAACAGGTGAAGAGGTATGCTATAGGTTTTCCTACAATGTTGGGGGCTGTGCAGTGAACACATCTCAAATGAGAGACAATTGTTTCCTTATACAATTACACAGGGAACAGATACAGGGAGAGGTTGATGATACTAAGCCAGTTTAGGCTTATTTCCTGTCTAGGCTTGATCAATTTCCCCATTTAACTGGCTCTCTCTTCTCAAGTCTCACAATGATCAACCCCTCCACTGCAGCATCTGACTTTGTAAGGCTAGGGGGTCTCTCTCTATCAAGCTAACTAATAGTAGTTTATTTGAGGACCACCTGCAGCAAGCAAAAAGGTTTGGGGTACCTACAATTGATGTATGTATGATGCATTGTTGAACTGTGGCTGGCATGGATTATCAACTCACCATCAGCAGATTGTCAGCACGCCGGCTGTTTTAGCTAGCTAATTAAAGCTATATTCTAAAATTGTTTACACTTTAGTACACCCTGCAAGTGTGACAGGTAAACTACCTGGCTAGCTAATGCATTTCATCCCAGTGCGTCTTTCCTCCTAGCTAACAACATCTCAAACTGATTGTGTATGGACTAACACAAGCTAGCCAAGCTAACTAACGGCTAACTAgttgttagctagccaacattcAGCGCTGCTAACAAGACACCAGTACACTTTAGAGCGGTAGTACATGTAAAATGTGTTCACAGACAGCCAGATTGTTTCAGATGGCACAACGTTTAGGTGTCCATTTTTCTCAAATTTCCACAGAGCAATTAGCTAGTTAGACCGCTAGCTGGCTACGGGCTGGCAATCGAACAAAAGAGGGGCTATATTGCCTGGCTGGCTAGTTTTGACCCACCAAGCTATTTTATGCTAGTTAGCTTTTGAAAAGAACAGTACGTTTACACATACTCGTTAAACGTCCACAACATTGtatctgtaaaaaaaatatatataatgaaaATCACTATTTACATACCCCAGATCCTGCTACTCCCACCACGAACCTCAACAACCTTGGTTTCCCTTTAAAACTACAATATTTCGGGCCCCACGCGATCGTGCGTGCCATTCAAGCACCG containing:
- the LOC115164284 gene encoding transmembrane protein 150A isoform X1, with translation MARTIAWGPKYCSFKGKPRLLRFVVGVAGSGTAAGCRHRAVQQKQCAVPLSYSHASPPCMSLPVSVPIWSPHCLATFSSLKPSFPSCFGQSRHTASPMTAWIVLPVSLSAFSITGIWIVYAMAVMNHHVCPVENWSYNVTCTEEIARPGFPKTCCTIQDIPLISKCGSFPPESCLFSLIGNVGAFMVVMVCLLRYAQVIEHSHRCWINTSALVSGCTNALGLVMVGNFQVDHAKSLHYVGAGVTFPAGLLFVCLQCVLTYRVAVTALDYWMAHVRVALAAGALVSLVLSGIFFIHESFVLQHAAAICEWVFTVDILVFYGTFTYEFGTVTNDTMMVGLQQTHHHSGVMMGGAAGAMTLGMGAKGLKSPGGSSTSTHLNCTPESIAML
- the LOC115164284 gene encoding transmembrane protein 150A isoform X2; its protein translation is MSLPVSVPIWSPHCLATFSSLKPSFPSCFGQSRHTASPMTAWIVLPVSLSAFSITGIWIVYAMAVMNHHVCPVENWSYNVTCTEEIARPGFPKTCCTIQDIPLISKCGSFPPESCLFSLIGNVGAFMVVMVCLLRYAQVIEHSHRCWINTSALVSGCTNALGLVMVGNFQVDHAKSLHYVGAGVTFPAGLLFVCLQCVLTYRVAVTALDYWMAHVRVALAAGALVSLVLSGIFFIHESFVLQHAAAICEWVFTVDILVFYGTFTYEFGTVTNDTMMVGLQQTHHHSGVMMGGAAGAMTLGMGAKGLKSPGGSSTSTHLNCTPESIAML